One window from the genome of Dyadobacter sp. CECT 9275 encodes:
- a CDS encoding aldolase/citrate lyase family protein — protein MIPNLPQTNDFQLFLFTTSPSVVQSAIEAGVDGIIVDWENQGKKKRQENFDTEINYNTYEDLCRVREVTPQGKLICRINGFSDHTESEIEMALQAGADEIFLPMVHTYEEARQVSEIIGQRAGFSILIETASALECIGELSQLPLRRVYVGLNDLHIQQNSKNIFVPLLNDTLVNIRRQVRIPLGAGGVTYPPSGLPIASKYLINEYARLGINFSFLRRSFIRDYAHHSMEHMVFHIRKAYQAARMRSSQEIELDFQLFRKQVESWVPNPSYV, from the coding sequence GTGATCCCAAACCTACCACAAACCAACGATTTTCAGCTTTTTCTGTTTACGACCAGTCCGTCGGTGGTTCAGTCTGCCATCGAGGCAGGTGTTGACGGAATTATTGTAGACTGGGAAAATCAGGGAAAGAAGAAGCGACAGGAAAACTTTGATACCGAAATTAATTACAATACTTACGAAGATTTATGCCGTGTCAGGGAAGTTACCCCACAGGGCAAACTGATCTGCCGGATCAACGGTTTTTCGGACCATACCGAAAGCGAAATTGAGATGGCTTTACAGGCTGGTGCAGACGAAATTTTTTTACCGATGGTGCATACCTATGAGGAGGCTCGTCAGGTATCCGAAATAATCGGGCAACGTGCCGGATTCAGCATTTTAATCGAGACGGCCTCGGCGCTGGAGTGCATCGGAGAGCTCAGCCAGCTTCCTTTGAGAAGGGTATATGTAGGCCTGAATGACCTGCATATTCAGCAAAACAGCAAGAATATTTTTGTCCCCCTGCTCAATGATACCCTGGTTAATATCCGCAGGCAGGTCAGGATTCCACTAGGTGCTGGTGGTGTGACATATCCGCCAAGCGGGTTACCTATCGCCAGTAAGTATCTGATCAATGAATATGCACGTTTAGGAATTAATTTCAGCTTTTTACGCAGGAGTTTTATCCGTGACTATGCCCATCACAGTATGGAGCACATGGTATTTCATATCCGGAAAGCTTACCAGGCCGCCCGGATGCGATCTTCGCAGGAAATTGAATTGGATTTTCAGTTGTTCAGGAAACAGGTGGAAAGCTGGGTGCCAAATCCTTCCTATGTATGA
- a CDS encoding class I SAM-dependent methyltransferase, with protein sequence MEDNRNNWIVSYPDDGNSVCYDLEDASFWYQHRNECLVAAMKADGFPAEFYDIGGGNGITALAMQQAGYDVTLIEPYLTGVRNARKRGIVKTVHSTLEDYVSMGYEPVPAAGFFDVMEHIENDKEFLRKINQLLVPDGRIMLTVPAFNSLWSENDVQLGHFRRYTLADLTQLLSETGFEVKYKTYFFSLVWLPMWVTRVLVEKFGIKKKNTPQKKKNEHMAGRPRTARLLRSLLHWEINAIRRRVSIPLGTSCLIIAQKTREM encoded by the coding sequence ATGGAAGATAACAGAAATAACTGGATTGTTTCCTACCCTGACGACGGCAATTCGGTATGCTATGATCTGGAAGATGCCTCATTCTGGTATCAGCACAGGAACGAATGTCTTGTGGCCGCCATGAAGGCTGATGGCTTTCCTGCGGAATTTTATGACATAGGTGGCGGAAATGGTATCACCGCGCTGGCGATGCAGCAGGCCGGATATGACGTAACACTCATAGAACCTTACCTGACTGGCGTCCGTAACGCAAGGAAAAGGGGAATCGTTAAAACGGTGCACAGCACTTTGGAAGACTACGTTTCCATGGGCTATGAGCCAGTACCAGCAGCGGGTTTCTTTGATGTCATGGAACATATTGAAAACGATAAGGAGTTTCTCCGGAAGATCAACCAGCTGCTTGTGCCTGACGGCAGGATCATGCTGACAGTACCCGCATTTAATAGCCTGTGGTCGGAAAATGATGTGCAATTGGGCCATTTCCGCAGGTATACCCTGGCTGATCTCACCCAGCTTTTGTCTGAAACAGGATTCGAGGTGAAGTACAAAACCTATTTTTTCTCACTTGTCTGGCTGCCTATGTGGGTAACCAGGGTGTTAGTGGAGAAATTCGGTATAAAGAAGAAAAATACCCCTCAGAAAAAGAAAAATGAGCACATGGCCGGCCGGCCTCGCACCGCCCGGCTTCTGCGTAGCCTGTTACATTGGGAAATCAATGCGATTCGGAGAAGGGTGAGCATACCCCTTGGTACCAGTTGTTTAATTATTGCACAAAAAACAAGAGAAATGTGA
- a CDS encoding class I SAM-dependent methyltransferase yields MSIVVSNIKFHNNQQLDYFGHKIKKTMIPVYTPYVRRHVREVINFAGIQKTDRIIDVACGMGKYTLNFLAQGYKVEGLDLSPFLLQQLLVHNDNKFPVKLHAADILDAPEELNEQFDVVMGFMALHHFHNLHACFQAMHRIAKPGARLVFLEPNAYNPLYYLQIAFTPGMSWEGDKGVADMTKTKLFEAMDYAGWKNLKIKRFGFYPPFLSNTALGQKSEPVLEKLPGLNTFLPFQMIMGEKR; encoded by the coding sequence ATGAGCATAGTTGTCTCCAATATCAAGTTTCACAACAACCAGCAACTCGATTACTTCGGGCATAAGATCAAGAAGACGATGATCCCGGTCTATACCCCGTATGTCCGCAGGCACGTACGGGAAGTCATTAATTTTGCCGGGATTCAAAAAACGGACCGCATCATAGATGTAGCCTGTGGTATGGGAAAATATACTCTGAATTTCCTCGCCCAGGGTTATAAGGTAGAAGGTTTGGACCTTTCCCCCTTTCTCCTGCAGCAATTACTGGTTCATAACGACAATAAATTTCCGGTCAAATTACACGCCGCAGACATTCTGGATGCGCCAGAGGAATTAAATGAACAATTTGACGTTGTCATGGGTTTTATGGCTCTGCATCATTTTCATAACCTTCATGCCTGTTTTCAGGCTATGCATCGTATCGCAAAACCGGGAGCCAGGTTGGTATTTCTTGAACCTAATGCCTACAATCCGTTATACTACCTGCAGATCGCGTTCACGCCCGGCATGTCATGGGAAGGTGACAAGGGCGTAGCCGATATGACTAAAACAAAACTTTTTGAAGCAATGGATTATGCAGGATGGAAGAATCTGAAGATAAAACGCTTCGGCTTTTATCCTCCTTTTCTTTCCAACACTGCCTTGGGCCAGAAAAGCGAGCCGGTACTGGAAAAGCTACCCGGATTGAATACTTTTCTGCCTTTCCAAATGATCATGGGAGAAAAGAGATAA
- a CDS encoding DUF6044 family protein, translated as MSEGYQKYYLPGTLLIFLLYHTPTIFLGSAAFYNAFDSLDSYVVWYRIVAREPYVWAPAYRIIEPFMGGVPKFTLVSTFNIYYWLNLLLPTFRAYQFFTLFISAVALVGMWLLMRRHFHLTTFAASFLALSFAFTPFLLTWGLSIAGQPLVLYAILNIRQTKIRAWDWLILVSFPFASNFQSAGVFILLALALLILHDLYKKLPVKYLLVAFGILLVVYCITKVDLIQNMLGGKGFVSHRMDMRRFATSPLICLKVFARYFLFGNVDVALSLHTFVLLPFVLFVYSIEWVRKKHFPVILTCTLAVIVLICLYIGLLNWEPVVNLRNQSDLLRMYSLERFHIFLQLLWHIAAAQAIVLIPAGLQKRVVAFIAVLQLGICFAYQPTYYERFFKSLVNIKPYHYIFTYDDYYAEPMFRSIKSHIQKPLNTYRVASIGIPPGIAQYNGMWTIDGYSSNYPIPYKRQFRGIIDAELRKNQINRGFFDFWGSQCLIVYDQGYDYFETHMTRTKAPASRDIRLSYKALRQLHCDYILSAENIKNPEKSGLKKRSIFSSALWRVHLYEVIQDH; from the coding sequence ATGAGCGAAGGATACCAGAAATACTACCTGCCCGGAACACTACTGATATTTTTACTGTATCATACTCCCACGATTTTCCTGGGCAGTGCCGCATTTTATAATGCCTTCGACTCGCTTGATTCCTATGTGGTGTGGTACCGGATTGTAGCCAGGGAGCCTTATGTCTGGGCGCCAGCGTATAGGATTATAGAGCCATTTATGGGGGGCGTACCCAAATTTACCCTCGTCAGCACATTTAATATTTACTATTGGCTAAATCTTCTGCTGCCAACTTTCCGGGCCTACCAGTTTTTTACCTTGTTCATCAGCGCAGTGGCACTTGTTGGCATGTGGCTGCTGATGCGCCGTCATTTTCATTTGACCACGTTTGCTGCTTCTTTTCTGGCGCTATCTTTTGCGTTCACTCCCTTTCTTCTCACCTGGGGATTGAGTATTGCAGGACAGCCTCTGGTTTTGTATGCTATCCTTAATATCCGTCAAACGAAAATCAGGGCCTGGGACTGGCTCATCCTTGTAAGTTTCCCTTTTGCTTCCAACTTCCAGTCGGCCGGGGTGTTTATTCTGCTGGCACTGGCTTTGCTTATTTTGCATGATCTGTACAAAAAATTGCCTGTTAAATACCTGCTGGTTGCGTTTGGTATCCTCCTGGTTGTTTATTGCATTACCAAAGTTGACTTGATCCAAAACATGCTCGGTGGAAAGGGGTTTGTTTCACACCGGATGGATATGCGCCGGTTTGCCACTTCACCTTTGATTTGCCTGAAAGTGTTTGCCAGATATTTCCTTTTTGGCAATGTGGATGTCGCCTTGTCACTGCATACATTTGTTTTACTGCCGTTTGTATTATTCGTTTACAGCATTGAGTGGGTCCGGAAAAAGCATTTTCCAGTGATACTTACCTGCACACTCGCGGTTATTGTGCTCATCTGCCTGTATATCGGGTTGTTAAACTGGGAGCCGGTAGTGAATCTCCGCAATCAGTCGGATCTGCTCCGGATGTACAGCCTTGAACGTTTTCATATTTTCCTTCAGTTGCTATGGCATATAGCGGCGGCCCAGGCGATCGTGCTTATTCCCGCCGGACTTCAGAAACGTGTGGTGGCTTTCATTGCAGTTTTGCAACTGGGAATTTGTTTTGCCTACCAGCCAACGTATTACGAACGCTTTTTTAAAAGTTTGGTGAACATAAAACCATACCATTATATCTTTACCTATGATGATTATTACGCAGAACCGATGTTCCGCAGTATAAAATCCCACATTCAAAAACCTTTAAATACTTACCGGGTAGCCAGTATAGGGATTCCGCCGGGTATTGCGCAGTACAATGGTATGTGGACCATTGACGGGTATTCCAGCAATTACCCCATTCCGTATAAAAGACAATTCCGGGGTATTATTGATGCTGAACTTCGCAAGAATCAGATAAACAGAGGCTTTTTTGACTTTTGGGGAAGCCAGTGCCTGATTGTCTACGACCAGGGATATGACTACTTTGAAACCCATATGACCCGCACCAAGGCTCCTGCGTCCCGGGATATCAGGCTTTCTTACAAAGCCCTCCGGCAACTGCACTGTGACTACATCCTCTCTGCAGAAAATATAAAGAATCCTGAAAAATCGGGTCTGAAAAAACGCTCTATTTTCTCCTCCGCGCTCTGGCGTGTTCATCTGTACGAAGTCATTCAGGATCACTGA
- a CDS encoding HTTM domain-containing protein, with protein MRQINPFYLYDKSVVPELVLLVRLLALYLFLTKESPFGGNQGAGRHYPVLSFLESLGTDTQFNTGMYLIFTGGILVIWFTPYLRTGAFAVGMAFIVGIVSCQTCISVAHLFTACMFMCTALSNHTTGTALIRFQLIVLYLGADLNKILDTDWWTGASIETLLSTKHQIEVYMQIARLFPPLFLSQMAGIGVMVLQLAIPLLLCYRKMVVYAMLLALLLHLPMVLLMQMTFGPFLFALLLAYGALLKWPRRIGYQPGRNSAALTSLLTRLDFNQQMGAYVKSGASESVRKWLLTFLDFLPHPALLFMLTTASAGLVRYGMLFPLGMLILLVYFTRVWPLRKSVTRDTGYKAEVAP; from the coding sequence ATGCGTCAGATTAATCCATTTTACCTCTATGATAAATCAGTAGTACCTGAGCTGGTGTTACTGGTAAGGTTGCTGGCATTGTACCTTTTTTTAACTAAAGAGAGTCCCTTCGGCGGGAATCAGGGGGCGGGGCGGCATTACCCGGTTCTATCTTTTTTAGAAAGTTTGGGTACGGACACGCAATTTAACACCGGGATGTACCTCATTTTTACCGGCGGGATTCTGGTCATCTGGTTCACACCTTATCTGCGTACAGGAGCTTTCGCAGTGGGTATGGCGTTTATAGTGGGTATTGTTTCCTGCCAAACCTGTATTTCGGTAGCGCATCTTTTTACGGCATGTATGTTTATGTGTACTGCCTTGAGTAATCATACGACCGGTACTGCACTCATCCGTTTTCAATTGATTGTCCTGTATTTGGGTGCGGATCTGAACAAAATTCTGGATACCGACTGGTGGACAGGTGCAAGTATAGAAACATTACTTTCCACCAAACACCAGATTGAGGTATACATGCAGATTGCCCGACTTTTTCCGCCGTTGTTTCTGTCGCAGATGGCCGGTATTGGAGTGATGGTTTTACAATTGGCCATACCTTTGCTGCTTTGTTACCGAAAGATGGTCGTATACGCAATGTTACTGGCACTTTTACTGCATTTGCCAATGGTTTTACTGATGCAGATGACTTTTGGCCCGTTTCTTTTTGCACTGCTACTGGCTTATGGAGCGTTGCTTAAATGGCCCCGCCGGATTGGGTACCAGCCTGGACGGAATAGCGCCGCGCTTACCTCGCTGTTAACCAGGCTGGATTTTAATCAGCAGATGGGGGCTTATGTAAAATCCGGGGCGAGCGAATCGGTGAGGAAATGGCTGCTGACTTTCCTGGATTTCCTTCCCCATCCCGCGTTGCTTTTTATGCTGACGACCGCTTCCGCCGGGCTGGTACGTTATGGCATGCTCTTCCCGCTTGGTATGCTGATCCTTTTGGTTTACTTTACCAGGGTATGGCCATTGCGGAAATCAGTAACCAGGGATACCGGGTACAAAGCGGAGGTAGCGCCGTAA
- a CDS encoding PadR family transcriptional regulator: MNRVYLGEFEEIILLAVAVLHGQAYGVSVMREVMEQSGRTARLNQIHSALQRLEEKGMVQSTFGEPTPERGGKRKKLFTVTAYGQRTLQEIQDVRSGFWARLTGSFKLFTTE; encoded by the coding sequence ATGAACAGAGTTTACCTCGGAGAATTTGAAGAAATCATTCTGCTTGCCGTGGCGGTCCTGCACGGACAGGCTTACGGCGTTTCTGTTATGCGTGAAGTAATGGAGCAAAGCGGCCGTACAGCCCGGCTGAACCAGATACATTCCGCTTTGCAGCGGCTGGAAGAAAAAGGGATGGTCCAATCCACCTTTGGGGAGCCCACGCCTGAACGCGGTGGAAAACGAAAAAAACTATTCACCGTGACTGCCTACGGGCAACGGACCCTGCAAGAAATACAAGATGTACGCAGCGGCTTCTGGGCCAGGCTTACAGGTTCCTTTAAACTATTCACCACAGAATAA
- a CDS encoding permease prefix domain 2-containing transporter, with product MKQPPRLAEKFLKWFVAPHLLESIQGDLNEKFNDDRETVGNKRASMYYWREHGLKVGS from the coding sequence ATGAAACAACCGCCCCGCTTAGCAGAGAAATTCCTGAAATGGTTTGTGGCCCCGCACCTGTTGGAATCTATACAGGGTGATTTAAACGAGAAGTTCAATGATGATCGCGAAACTGTAGGTAACAAGCGTGCCTCAATGTATTACTGGCGGGAACACGGTCTGAAAGTTGGAAGCTAA
- a CDS encoding RNA polymerase sigma-70 factor, protein MYKRFSDEQLVESLRIGKEKAFEEIYLRYWRRLYAMAYQETGTKEEAEELVQDVFENLWCKREESVIKHLKAYLVVSMKHRVTNYIKSSITQRKYQEYLILNEIRQSYGTEEIVNFSDLSNAVDEVMKKLPEKTSEVFRLSRFENRSVKDIAQKLSLTEKGVEYHITQSLKILKDQLKNYHSDN, encoded by the coding sequence ATGTATAAACGTTTCAGCGATGAACAATTAGTAGAATCTCTTCGGATTGGCAAGGAAAAAGCCTTTGAAGAAATATACCTCCGGTACTGGCGCAGGCTGTATGCGATGGCTTACCAGGAAACCGGAACCAAGGAGGAAGCCGAAGAACTGGTACAGGATGTATTCGAGAACCTTTGGTGCAAACGGGAAGAATCTGTTATCAAGCATTTAAAAGCTTATCTGGTGGTTTCCATGAAACACCGGGTAACGAACTACATTAAGTCTTCCATTACACAGAGAAAATACCAGGAGTACCTGATATTGAATGAAATAAGACAATCATACGGCACGGAAGAAATCGTCAATTTCTCTGATCTGTCCAATGCAGTGGATGAGGTAATGAAAAAGTTACCTGAAAAAACTTCCGAGGTTTTCCGGCTCAGCCGCTTTGAAAACCGGTCGGTGAAGGACATTGCCCAAAAACTTAGCCTGACCGAAAAAGGGGTTGAGTACCATATCACGCAGTCTCTCAAAATTTTGAAAGACCAATTAAAAAATTACCATTCAGATAACTAA
- a CDS encoding FecR family protein, translating to MNQHEFDILLQKYLSGACDPDEEKKILEWTDLTLSNKNMPLGESELKMTETKIWKRIKASVLSAPSGFGKVGWQWLAVAATVIIISSLAIFYPGHLRQLNSGFIAKDISDDPGLTLVKDYVEIQNVSDHSKIVSLEDGSFVTLTGDSRLKYPKHFDKKVRQVELEGEAFFNIQKDSSRPFFVYTGELVTQVLGTSFNVKSYKDSKTIEVNVVTGRVSVYENTQKAPHNRNGVILRPNQKITFDKESKKLVPGLVEEPVMQNTQDKKLELIFEDAPLSEVLSVIQKAYGVEIVVEKPSLNDCIFLGDLTGLPLHTQLRLICKSVNASYELRGTVFFINGDGCTK from the coding sequence ATGAATCAGCACGAATTTGATATTTTGTTACAAAAATACCTCTCTGGGGCCTGTGATCCCGATGAGGAAAAAAAGATCTTGGAATGGACCGACCTGACACTCTCAAACAAGAACATGCCGCTGGGTGAGTCAGAATTAAAAATGACGGAGACAAAAATATGGAAACGTATAAAGGCGTCCGTACTTTCTGCACCTTCCGGTTTCGGGAAAGTAGGCTGGCAGTGGCTGGCAGTGGCAGCAACAGTAATAATAATTTCCAGCTTGGCCATTTTTTACCCTGGCCACCTGCGGCAGCTTAATTCAGGCTTCATAGCCAAAGACATCTCCGATGACCCCGGCTTAACACTGGTCAAAGACTATGTGGAGATACAAAACGTCTCGGACCACAGCAAAATCGTGTCTCTGGAGGATGGCAGCTTTGTTACACTCACCGGAGACAGCCGATTGAAATACCCAAAACATTTTGATAAAAAGGTGCGGCAGGTTGAACTGGAGGGCGAAGCTTTCTTCAATATTCAAAAAGATTCGTCACGCCCTTTCTTTGTTTATACCGGAGAGCTGGTCACGCAGGTATTGGGCACGAGTTTCAACGTTAAATCTTATAAAGACTCCAAAACTATCGAAGTAAATGTAGTTACTGGGCGGGTTTCGGTGTATGAAAATACCCAGAAAGCGCCGCACAACCGCAATGGGGTGATCCTCCGGCCCAACCAGAAGATAACCTTCGATAAGGAATCCAAAAAGCTGGTTCCCGGGCTTGTGGAGGAACCTGTGATGCAGAATACGCAGGATAAAAAACTCGAACTTATTTTCGAAGATGCCCCGCTGTCGGAGGTGCTGTCGGTGATTCAGAAGGCGTATGGTGTTGAAATCGTGGTTGAAAAGCCCTCGCTCAATGACTGTATTTTTTTAGGAGACCTTACCGGGCTTCCGCTGCATACCCAGTTGAGACTTATCTGTAAATCAGTGAATGCCAGTTACGAGCTGAGAGGCACTGTTTTTTTTATCAACGGTGACGGCTGTACCAAATAA